TAATCCTCATTTTATACAGCATATTTTGCCTCGTGTATGAGGAGAGTTTATATAACATTCACACCTATGGCCTAAAGAGTATATGAGTAGAGGAAATAAGGTCCGAGCATATATAGATTATAGCTAAGTTATTTGAAAAATACTATTGATATTGAACTATATAAATTGGTCACCAAGTGGATTTAGCATCGCTAAAGTATCTAACATATCAGAAGGCGTTCAATTGAGTTTTTATAATGTGTTATATATTCTGATAAACATGGACACACAAAAAATTGAGTACTCGGCTCATCTTATATTAGTATCATGAATTTCAATCATGCTCTTGTCAGGGGGGTCATGAAGTATTTTATACAATAGAGTATACAAATACATAGTATTCTACtaggaagagaaaaaaaagagtTATGAAAATACCAATAGTAGGGATGGTAGTGACAACCTCACCAAGCTTGAGCTTGTAAAGAATGGTTGTTTTACCAGCAGCATCAAGACCCACCATTAATATTCTCATTTCTTTCTTTGCAAATAACATCCTCACTAACCTCGATACCATTACCCCCATCTCTCTTTGATTCCTCTGCTCCAAATATCAACAAATTTCTAAGAAAATAGgagaaaatagaaatattttgtAGATTATAGCTTCAGCCAACAAGAagcataaaataaattcttatgGAGGAATTTAAATGCTATAAAGATTTGAGGAGAATAAAAGTAGCGTAGGGAATAAGATTCTTCAGATAATGGGGATTAGAATGCGTAAGAATTGGCTTCAAGCCTTGATCAATTTTTGGATTTGGTTCCATGCTTCTTTATCGTGATGTACTAAATGTGCTAGTATTCAACATATGCAAATGTTTGGTGTAGTTTTATACATTTATCAATGTACtaatttattactccctccgtttttatacgtttttataCGTTTTTCTCCAATAGTTTACGAATTTTTAGTGTTAAACTTTTACTATAATTTTTTCTTCGatctatttgaaaaaaaattcatgtgGAATATTGATAaattcatctcaatatatactttttatcaactttttagaattttcaaaaactcataattaaattagtttgacttttaagtTTGCATTTGGATTCGCGAAAAATTAAATGGGAACAACGAATGAAAACAGAGGGGTATATATTATCCCTAACTTAAGGTGATTAGGTGattatattctaaaaattatatttagtttttaaaaaataaataagagatGTTTATAGGCTaaaaaatttaccaaaaaatgggggttttataatttaattttcacccATTAAATATCATCTCTATGTTAAACGGCTCTCAAAAACGGCCCTATGCTAATAAAAAAAGATCATAATTATCATATTTAGAGCACtaggtctcttgagagaccatgTCTTTTAAGAGACAACTCTCAAAATCCAACCGAAttcatttaaataaaaaatacataacaaCCTTCCTTCATAATACGCGCATGTTTTTTGAATAACTTAATTTAATCCCGCATACTAAAGTACACATTTTTAATACTTCAAGTATACATTTATACTCTTTTTATTTGACAATTGAAATAGGCATTTAAACTAGTTTTAGTAGGTGTTCTGCATACTGAAATAGTAGGAATTTGAACAATTTTTGGTGCACATATGAAATGGTTATAGTAGTTATTTTGCCATTTTAAAGCTGGCATTGTTTCTTATTAAAGTAGGTATTCGAATAGTTGAGGTAAGCATTTTGGATAGTTGTGGTACCCATTTTGAATTAGTTAAAGTAAGTACTTTACATACTAAAGTAGACATATTTAATAGTAATAGTTAGTGCTTTTTTATATCAAAGTATATGTTTTTGCATGCTAAAGTGGGTGTTTTTGTATTCTAAAGTTAGTATTTTTTATATCAAAGTAGTCATTTTAAATAGTTAAAGTGggcatttgaaatggttatCAAGTGAAAACATAggtgtttatatatattatgcAAGCTAGGTGTTTAAGATATGCAAAATAAGACTTTATCTTATAAAGTAGttatttaatatatacaaaGTGGATGTTTATGAAATCGAAAGTAAGGTGATTTTCAACGATATTTTTgcaagaaaattttcaaaatttcctCTTACTAAGGCTAAGTATCACAATAAGTTAACATTGAGTAAAACGAACTCTATAATTTACCAAAATAAGAAGCTAAACAGAAGATTTTAACACGCAATATCATGAAATCAATTGTGATCATTTTTGCTATTAACACACTTGCGCAGAAAAACTAATAACATCAGTGGTAGTTTTTCTACTTTATTatcttaaaatatttacttttagATCTTAAAACtcttattttatactataaaaTACCTATTATAAGTAGATAAAATATCTACTTATTATCatgtaaaataaaaacataaaaaccttcTATAATAATAGATAAAACACCTTAATGTAAACATGATGTAAGTGTAACTAAGAGAACACTTGGTTAATTTTTTTGCTTGtaagaaagaaaatataatagaaGGATAAGAGCCAAATCAAAAGAGAAACTCaatgatttagggtttaggcTATAGACAAGACAACTTATTCTCCCTTAGGATAAAGGCAAACTCAAAGTGACAATCGGAATTACTATATCTTTGGACAAACATAAGAAGAAAAAAGCAATGTATAAACTCAAGGTTTTATAATGATTAATCAAcaacttttattttcatttcataaaGCCCCTTTATATAGAGCTAAGTACAAATTTCTAGAATTACCCATATAATAAATTTTCAGATTTAATGAGCAATAAACGCTAAAGAATGAAGCACTAAAAGTCTAGAACATGAAGCGTCGAAAGTATAGTACATGAAGCACCAAAACTTATTTAATGtactaaatatttttattttgaagaaaaTCAACCCTTTATGGATTCTTTGTTTCTACCTTCTTTTATTGGATAAACGCTAATAAAATAAGACATAAAAATGTTGGACTAACCAAGAGTAACTTTCGTGAAGTATAATTTAGCCACTTTTACAGCATCATCAGTTTTATTACAAGTTAGAAAATAAACCATTTTTAAAATCTATCTACTGCCGCCATAATGTTACTTCTGCCCCTTTGAGTCCGAGGCAACCCAACAATAAAATCCATGCTAATGCTCTCCCATGTCCCAAGGAATATTTGGAGCTAGTAATGGAGTATACAACCCTTTTGTCAACTCTATAATTGGAGCCATAATGATTACAAGATAGttgcttttcctttttttttttcaactttagaggttaaagaaattaatttaactttatACCATCCCTAGtggttataatatatttattacttTTTCATCTATACTTTGAATTATGGTCAAACTAACACGGTCTTCCAAGAAACAagtgacaagcatccatgggTAGCTTCTTCATCCGTTATACCACATTGAGTAGCGGAAAAAACAACTTTGCTAGGGCATTCACTAGCAATATATCCTCTTTTGTGATCCTTGATGCATTTTATTCTTTGGATGATATTTCGAACCAGATGATGTTGCTTTACTTTGAAAAGTATCCCCATTAGAGTATAGAGGAGTAAATTTCAAAGTATATTTGTAAGAAATTCTCGATTTTTTTcatctctttctcttctttagCTTGGCTTTCATATTTCAAACCCAATTTGCACACATCATTAAAAGAAGTATAGTGATTGACTTTCACATTCTATTGATTGTTTTAGACAATCCTTTCACAAATTGAGCAATTGTGAAAgtttttttctcctacaaatcACATATTAGGAAAatcttttcaaattcttttatgTAATATTCCCCACATGTCATGATCGTATGAAAGATGAGTTGATTTCAAATATTGTTCGTGTTTATACTCTTTACTCACACATTTATCTTTcatcttttctttttcaattttttccaTGAATCCACCTTTTCTTTTCTGGCTCtcctcttattttcttttaaatgttCATACCATAAAGCAAAGTTTTGTAAATTTAAGCACAACTGGCTTAATCTTTTATTTATCATCATCCCACTTGTATTCAAACACGGTTTTAATATGTCATAGCCAATCAAGAAATGATTCGCTATCAtgtcttctttcttttttttcagatttatcttttcttatttgatcaGTTCACATTTAAAATAAGAACCAGTTAGAATTGACACATGATACATtcaaatttttctctttttaattttttctggGGTGGGGGGTGGGGAATCGTTTGTAATAGGTGATTAATAATCAGGAAGAAGGttgaatttttcaaaaaaaagaaaaagaaaatcaaaaattagCATTTTTAAAAGAGAAACACCCAAGGGTgagatttttaaaagtaaattttccaAAACTAAAGGTGACAAGGTATAAAATTAACATGAGTTTAATTTTAGTTGCGTTTCAAATCAAGACCAACAAAtattatcaaatttaaaatatttaagggTCATATATTCTACAATTACCATAtttatgttattgtttttaggGTGGGTCATGGCTAGAGGTGTTCGATGGGTCGGGCCGAGCCGAACACTTTCTTAATGGTTCGGGTTGAGTCATAATATTTTTATGACGGGTCGGGTCGAGTCAACGGTCCATTTGGCCCACTCCAATTCGGCCCTTTTATGTAAAATCTCTCATTTTACTAACTAATTATGAAATCACTTttgtaaatattaattgcattaactaatatcatatatattctaattaaaaatcTTCCTTATCAATTAAAATTGTATAATTAGTGATAATAACACATCAAACATCACTTAAAGGAATTAATTTCTACTTTTGAATGATCtcttaatttttccttaaaaggAATCAAGATCAAATTCAATACTAAATATATTAAACTTCCACAAGCAATATGTTACTGAAATTATTGCTTCCAAATGAAGATTAACAACATATTCAATCATTCACCACCAATTAGCAATCTTCAAGATAGGTAAATTTAGAAGAAGATAACtccaatttaaatattaaactaataaaGTTATCAATTTCGAACAAAATTGCAACAAATAGGTTAGTCAAATAACCTTAAATGCTAAAAATGAATTTGACTGTGTATTAATTTGAATTAGCATGTATGTCATATCACAATATTCACCACAAAATGGACTAAAGTCGACCCCGCTCTGTCCcgctaaattttaaaattatccgACCTGTTAAATACCTCTAGTCGTGGCGGCCTTTGCCTATAGTAATTCCTAACAAtaaaatcacaataattaaatataattttatataattacatCTTTTAAGtataaagtaatatatattataaaaacttataaagAACAGCTCGTTTCGTATGAAATCATACCAAACAACCAATCTTTtttaaacaaagaaaaatataaaacgtCTTACTGTGACATggttttaacaaaaaattagtatacaatGTATACTTAGTTCCCTCCATAGAAAAAAGGGTTCAAATTTTGAAACATATTTTATGTGTCCTTACTCCTTGGATAGTAAGGAATTTGGTCTATTGCTTCTTACCACCGGTGATGGCTTCCTTGGCAGATTGAAGGGTGTTAACAACAGAAACCACGGCGCCGGTCAACAAACTACCAGTGGTGGCCGGTTTTCCCGATTGGTGAATCTGATGAATCACTTCAATGTCCCTTTCTTGTTGGCCTTGTCCTGCTGATTCATTTAAATCTATTGTTTCTACCATCTCTTCATCTACTGCTAACAAATTTTGTGGCCTACTAATCTGTTGGCTACTCTGTTCATACATACACCcatgaaaaagtaaatataataaatatgaaaaatagCATTAGCCTAATCTTTCATGTTCTAAAATGCACATtcttaatattaactttttataaattttaattattgaaatttTTCAATAAAACTCAAACTATTACACTCACAGCCTATTTGATTgcttttttttgtcaaaagaTTACAACGAAAGAATCCAATTAAATTTGTATCAAAACAATttcataaattgaaaaaaaaataattatagttaGTGTTTTTCTCAAGAAAATCAAAAAGGGATTGATTTGAGTAGGTTTGAttcaaaaaaatgtgtttttttgtGTTCAAATGTGTATTTAGAAGTCAAAAGAATAGTTTTGCACATAACACACTAAAGAATACCGGATGGATTGTGTCGGTAGAAATCtttaagcaaaaaaatatatattttctagttactttttgacaaaaataattaatttagttaCTTTCTAACAAAAAATTACTTGTACTAGATATTTTcagataattttttcttatctaAATACCATTTATAATGTGCTAAAGATATAAAAAGAAAGCATTAATTACACTGAATGATTTGGTGATAATTTTCAACTTAATGCGattttatgtataaataatgTTTACGTATCCCTATATCATAACGATATCATAACGATAATGTTATACTCATAACTTTTATTAACTCGTAATTCTAGATATATTGatcatcaaaatattatattcaaCATGAATAAAGGAAATGTAGTCAATATTATAAACATGGACAAAGTATGAAAATCATTTTCTTGGAGAAgttataaactttttaaaacattaagcatagttttgattcaaaatgttTTACATGGAAACAAACAAATCAATTATGAGGGTTGAAATAAAACATACCATCCTGGATTTGAAATCTTTTGAAATGGGGAGAATGATGAGATTTAAGAAAGGATGATGAAGATGTGAAATTGTGGTATGTAGCTCATGTTTTTGGTAACAGCTAATGTTTTTCCATAGGATTGATTGTGACCACCCTCTTTTTGGATGCTATAATTTTGGAGTTATTTGTGGACTAAGGAATATATTGTTGTTTCTCCATTCTTTAATTACATTTTGGTTCCTTAATGTCTTTACATGGCTCCAAAATAAGTACATACCCAACCAACCCCTTAGTCCTATATTAATGTTGCAACACCAAGGATTAGacctgttcaaaagtgacccgacccgaaaatccgatccgaaaccgaaagtaaaccggcccgaaaatgtgttctttttttaggtttatcgaaccgacattacccgacctgaagctatacccgaaccggttgacaaccgaaaatgggaaaactgaacccAAGTTGTAACCAATTTTTTTAACCGACACATAaacgttaaccgagattacccgaacctaataatgaccaaCCCGAGTCATATTcaacccgaatcatgctcgagaccgaactcgatccggctaaaaccgacttaacccaaaCGAAGTTTAGATTGAActactgtaaacctgaaccaattttttacatagaagtatgatcgacgcatactcaatcatcttattagttattttaataaaataattttctaaatacgtggtttcatatatttagagttaataatcaatggtcaatgtttatttaactacttttaatcgaattagatgaaaaattgatagatatttataattttaatttctgttcaaataagtaaaagtaacaatgtaataatgatcattaattgatttgcattttcactattttgctttaagtaaatgaactttatcatcaattaaaaaatgactaataacttaatctgatactgactaaatcaatagtaattagtaattcgcaattcgtagccgaattctacttgaaaaatacccgaacccgatctgtactcggtaaaaaccgaaccaattattaactgaTGACAACCCatgaccgattgaaactcgacacgaacttcaaccgacaccgaactgatgttAACCCGATAGTTCGAacaaccgatcttcaaccgaaccgtgactaaccgacccgacccgagagtgacccgtcgcaacacgcatccgTAATATAACCGATCTGAAATACAATCGAATCGAATGatacccgtccgaaaccgacccgatcacccgaatgaacacctctaccaaGGATCCACACAAGTTTATTGAGGTTGTATTTGGCCAcatgtatttcattttaaattcttaatgtCAATTATGGAATCATAAATGgggaatttgagaatgacaaggtttggtaagtcattctcaaattcttcactTTAACTACTTTGAAAACAAAGGTGGAATTCATTCAAATCTAAATTTGAAGTTTTTTGATTTTCTAAACGCTTAATTTGATCCAATGCTagatttccaaatgaaatcacCATTTTCAAACATAGCATGAGGGAATTAGAATACAGATTGATTTTTGTATTTCATTACTCCAAGGCATGTGGGTGAGTAGTGACTGttaaaaataatgtgaaaaatCTTAGTTATGTTGTAAGATCGCCTACAATCTAGGAGAAATTACAAGCAAGCAACCTTGAACAAGTAAGAAACAATGGAGGTATATTTGAGAGGAGGGAATATCGAATGGAAAGGaagaatattttgtatttttttgtttaagattttcgaacaacaaataaaag
This genomic stretch from Amaranthus tricolor cultivar Red isolate AtriRed21 chromosome 9, ASM2621246v1, whole genome shotgun sequence harbors:
- the LOC130824035 gene encoding uncharacterized protein LOC130824035, which gives rise to MSSQQISRPQNLLAVDEEMVETIDLNESAGQGQQERDIEVIHQIHQSGKPATTGSLLTGAVVSVVNTLQSAKEAITGGKKQ